In the Armatimonadota bacterium genome, CTGGCGCGGCGGGCGGCCTGCAGCACCGGATGGGTGACCGCCACCACGTCGTTGCGACGCAGGGTGCCTGCGCCGCTGAGTACCGCATCGGCCCAGCCCCGCAGGGTGTGGAACAGGTAGTGATCGACCGCGGAGCCGAGCGTCCACGCCCTGCCGTCGACCGCCACGGCGCCGTCGAGGGTCTGCACCATGTTGACGATCACCGCCGGCCGGTCGGCCGGGACGCGTACGTCCAGGTCGCGGTAGACCTCGGCCAGCGGCTCGGTCGCCGGAAAGGGTCGGGAGGCGTGGTACACCAGGTGGAGCACGTCGGGCAGAGCGTCCGGCCCGTCGTGGCGGCGCGGTGCGTCAGAACTCAATGACCGCACCGGCGTGCACGAGCCGCCGCTGTACCTCGCGCACCAGGTCGGGCTCTGCAGCCAGCTGGTGCGGGGTCACCCCGTGCTCGACCGCCACCGCCGCCGCCACGCCCACGGCCTGCCCCATGGCCATGGTGGTGGGCACGACCCGGGCGGAGCCCGCCGCCTGGTAGGTGGCCGAGAACGCCCGGCTGGCGACGAACAGCCCGTCCACGCCGGCGGTGACCAGCGCCCGCAACGGGATGGTGTACATCCGCCGTACGGGCTTGAACGGGTAGCGCTCGCCTTTCCGGTACTGGTGCAGGTCGATCGGGTACGAGCCGACCGCCACGCGATCCCAGAACACCCGGCTCGCGGCGATGTCGTCGGCGGTGAGCGTGTAGAGACCGGCCAGGTGACGGGTCTCGCGGACGTAGAGCTCCGGCGCGAGTTCCACCAGCCGCGCACGCTCGAATCCCGGCACGTGCGCTCGCAGGTACGCCAGCAGCCGCGGGATCTCGGCGCGCGCGCGCTCGTACCCCTCGCGCACCGAGGCGGGATCGGTCCCGTCGACGTCGTGCACCTGCAGGGCGTTGATCCAGATGGTCCCGTCGGGCAGCCGTCCCAGGTTGAGGTCATGGGCCGAGGTCCGCTCGTCGGCCGCCTGGTAGTTGAACATCAGGTCACGGAACCCCCACGCGTAGCCGCCCAGCGCGCCGCTGGGCTGGCGGCCGCGCCGGTGCGACCAGGCGTAGTGGACGGCCGCGCGCCAGTCGACGCCGGCCACGCGGAACAGGAGCGTGGCGGGCATCGCCCGGCGGTCCAGACCCGAGGTCTCCCGCCCGTAGGTGAACCGCACACCGGCCGCCGCCGCGAGGTCGCCGTCGTCGGTGGCGTCGATCACCACCGCTGCCCTGGCCGGCCGGACCTCGCCGTCGGGGAACCGCAGGAGGGCGCCCTTGACCCGCGCGCCGTCGCGCAGCGGTCGGACGACCTCGGTCTGGAGGAGGAGCTGGATCCCCGGCTCGGCCTCGACGAGCTCGCGCAGGACCCGGCGCGCGTGCCGTGGGTCGAACGTGACCCCCCCGAGCCGCCCGTAGACCTCGAGGAAGATGCCGCGGACGAGGTGCTCGCCGTTGGGCTTGCGGCTGAGGTCCACCATGTTGAGCATCGCGCCCGTCCACACGGTGCCCAGGTAGGGCCGGCGCTCGACCAGCAGCACCGTGCGCCCCTGGCGGGCCGCCGCCACCGCGGCGGCCACCCCCGCCGGGCTGCCGCCGACCACGAGGACGTC is a window encoding:
- a CDS encoding FAD-dependent oxidoreductase; protein product: MRARALAALLACLGGVVLVLARPQMLRRDLRPPVLAADVLVVGGSPAGVAAAVAAARQGRTVLLVERRPYLGTVWTGAMLNMVDLSRKPNGEHLVRGIFLEVYGRLGGVTFDPRHARRVLRELVEAEPGIQLLLQTEVVRPLRDGARVKGALLRFPDGEVRPARAAVVIDATDDGDLAAAAGVRFTYGRETSGLDRRAMPATLLFRVAGVDWRAAVHYAWSHRRGRQPSGALGGYAWGFRDLMFNYQAADERTSAHDLNLGRLPDGTIWINALQVHDVDGTDPASVREGYERARAEIPRLLAYLRAHVPGFERARLVELAPELYVRETRHLAGLYTLTADDIAASRVFWDRVAVGSYPIDLHQYRKGERYPFKPVRRMYTIPLRALVTAGVDGLFVASRAFSATYQAAGSARVVPTTMAMGQAVGVAAAVAVEHGVTPHQLAAEPDLVREVQRRLVHAGAVIEF